One Capricornis sumatraensis isolate serow.1 chromosome 8, serow.2, whole genome shotgun sequence genomic region harbors:
- the CACNG5 gene encoding voltage-dependent calcium channel gamma-5 subunit has product MGTCGRKALTLLSSVFAVCGLGLLGIAVSTDYWLYLEEGVVLAQNQSTEARMSLHSGLWRVCFLAGEEQGRCFTIEYVMPASTQLTSESTISVLKMIRSATPFPLVSLFFMFIGFILSNIGHVRPHRTILAFVSGIFFILSGLSLVVGLVLYISSVNDEMLNGTRDAETYFSYKYGWSFAFAASSFLLTESAGVMSVYLFMKRYTAEDLYRPHPGFYRPRLSNCSDYSGQFLHPDAWARGRSPSDLSSDASLQMNSSYPALLKCPDYDQMSTSPC; this is encoded by the exons ATGGGCACCTGTGGGAGGAAGGCCCTGACCCTGCTGAGCAGTGTCTTCGCCGTGTGCGGCCTGGGCCTGCTGGGCATCGCCGTCAGCACAGACTACTGGCTgtacctggaggagggcgtggtccTGGCCCAGAACCAGAGCACCGAGGCCAGGATGTCGCTGCACTCAGGCCTGTGGAGGGTCTGCTTCCTGGCAG GTGAGGAGCAGGGGCGTTGCTTCACCATCGAGTACGTGATGCCCGCGAGCACCCAGCTGACCTCGGAGTCCACGATCAGCGTACTAA AAATGATTCGCTCGGCCACCCCGTTCCCCCTGGTCAGCCTCTTCTTCATGTTCATCGGCTTCATCCTGAGCAACATTGGGCACGTCCGTCCCCACAGGACGATCCTGGCCTTCGTCTCAggcatcttctttatcctctcGG GCCTCTCCCTCGTGGTGGGCCTGGTGCTCTACATCTCCAGCGTCAACGACGAGATGCTCAACGGGACCAGGGACGCGGAGACCTACTTCAGCTACAAGTACGGCTGGTCCTTCGCCTtcgcagccagctccttcctgctAACCGAG AGCGCCGGGGTGATGTCCGTGTACCTGTTCATGAAGAGGTACACCGCCGAGGACCTGTACCGGCCTCACCCCGGCTTCTACCGCCCGCGTCTCAGCAACTGCTCAGACTACTCCGGCCAGTTCCTGCACCCGGACGCCTGGGCCCGGGGCCGCAGCCCCTCCGACCTCTCCAGCGACGCCTCCCTGCAGATGAACAGCAGCTACCCGGCGCTGCTCAAGTGCCCGGACTACGACCAGATGTCCACCTCCCCGTGCTGA